A genomic segment from Solenopsis invicta isolate M01_SB chromosome 5, UNIL_Sinv_3.0, whole genome shotgun sequence encodes:
- the LOC105202911 gene encoding transcriptional regulator ATRX homolog isoform X2 → MQTTAKILAHGEWTDMCTRRSNLEKYGFMKSSKSERKEIKRKCVSDESDDEDKTRSKKKVSKSKKHTQSVEVKNKNKLWMQLKNDKQFERKITISDDENDDNSSEMTAKLQAKVVTLEKEIERLKNDNKRLRTLKTINEDLSVIDSQIKNIMSNLTQI, encoded by the exons ATGCAAACCACGGCAAAAATTTTAGCTCATGGTG AATGGACAGACATGTGCACTCGTCGATctaatttggaaaaatatgGGTTTATGAAGTCTTCTAAAAGTGagcgaaaagaaataaaaagaaaatgcgtAAGTGACGAAAGCGATGATGAAGAT aaaACTAGATCAAAGAAGAAAGTCTCCAAATCTAAAAAACATACTCAATCCGTtgaggtaaaaaataaaaataaactgtggATGCAGTTGAAAAATGACAAGCAGTTCGAAAGAAAGATTACA atttcgGATGATGAGAACGATGACAATTCGTCAGAAATGACAGCAAAGCTACAAGCTAAAGTCGTCACACTTGAGAAAGAGATCGAAAGactaaaaaatgacaataaacGTTTGAGaactttaaaaacaataaacgaAG ATCTGTCAGTAATAGatagccaaataaaaaatataatgtcaaatctgacacaaatttaa
- the LOC105202911 gene encoding transcriptional regulator ATRX homolog isoform X3, producing the protein MEWTDMCTRRSNLEKYGFMKSSKSERKEIKRKCVSDESDDEDKTRSKKKVSKSKKHTQSVEVKNKNKLWMQLKNDKQFERKITISDDENDDNSSEMTAKLQAKVVTLEKEIERLKNDNKRLRTLKTINEDLSVIDSQIKNIMSNLTQI; encoded by the exons atgg AATGGACAGACATGTGCACTCGTCGATctaatttggaaaaatatgGGTTTATGAAGTCTTCTAAAAGTGagcgaaaagaaataaaaagaaaatgcgtAAGTGACGAAAGCGATGATGAAGAT aaaACTAGATCAAAGAAGAAAGTCTCCAAATCTAAAAAACATACTCAATCCGTtgaggtaaaaaataaaaataaactgtggATGCAGTTGAAAAATGACAAGCAGTTCGAAAGAAAGATTACA atttcgGATGATGAGAACGATGACAATTCGTCAGAAATGACAGCAAAGCTACAAGCTAAAGTCGTCACACTTGAGAAAGAGATCGAAAGactaaaaaatgacaataaacGTTTGAGaactttaaaaacaataaacgaAG ATCTGTCAGTAATAGatagccaaataaaaaatataatgtcaaatctgacacaaatttaa
- the LOC105202911 gene encoding uncharacterized protein LOC105202911 isoform X1, whose translation MAFLKAPVLNQECRVALKNNAVVKRDDFAGKNQDQAGIALCALGEDISDFLRPATRDSLSLEARLAIAKVNDRAKILADLFHRLSRARRAQITPALNLTAKTTADAIPSDELLFGSSFGEQIKKAASMQKTSKDIVRTPLAVNRRVQQPMSQPLRVAPYRSGNARAPASHTRTATKRSGASTSRRSYRARSQSRSRRH comes from the coding sequence ATGGCTTTTCTTAAGGCCCCTGTATTAAATCAGGAATGCAGGGTCGCCCTCAAGAATAATGCGGTAGTCAAAAGAGACGATTTTGCGGGGAAAAATCAGGATCAAGCAGGTATAGCCCTCTGCGCCTTGGGCGAGGACATTTCGGATTTTCTCAGGCCAGCTACCCGGGATTCTCTCAGCCTCGAAGCTCGCCTAGCTATCGCTAAGGTCAATGACAGAGCAAAGATTTTGGCGGATCTTTTTCACCGGCTTTCTCGGGCCAGACGAGCGCAAATTACACCTGCGCTTAACCTAACTGCCAAGACCACGGCGGATGCTATCCCATCCGACGAGCTTCTATTTGGTTCCTCGTTCGGTGAGCAGATTAAAAAAGCAGCTTCCATGCAAAAGACGTCCAAGGACATAGTTAGGACTCCGCTTGCGGTAAATAGAAGAGTGCAACAGCCAATGTCACAACCATTACGGGTGGCTCCATACAGATCGGGAAATGCCCGAGCCCCTGCGTCTCACACAAGGACGGCGACAAAGAGATCAGGGGCGAGCACCAGTCGCCGGTCATACCGAGCCAGATCTCAGTCGAGGTCGAGGAGGCATTAA
- the LOC105201915 gene encoding uncharacterized protein LOC105201915 produces the protein MKMWWSFCKKRNFNFFAPSVPSFLEFLSSAFAEMGSYATLNTYRSAISLISTDNIGAHPLVKRFFKGVATLKPQRSRYDFVWDPAPVVEYLATLYPHEDLSLEKISRKLITLLALTTAQRMQTLAAIRISNMYFSDSLIIKIPSRLKTSGIGRSQPLLLFKPFLNKPEVCVFSLAQWYLKATSALRREGCDHLFISLRAPHGPVSTQTLARWVKLELKAAGIDTSVFSAHSTRHAATSLAASKGISLDEIRCTAGWSRSSDVFAQFYNRSILKTSSFQNIILSDT, from the coding sequence ATGAAGATGTGGTGGTCGTTCTGCAAAAAGAGAAATTTCAACTTCTTCGCCCCATCAGTACCTTCTTTTTTGGAATTTCTATCGTCCGCCTTCGCTGAGATGGGCTCTTACGCCACTCTCAACACTTACCGCTCGGCTATATCTCTCATTTCTACGGATAATATAGGCGCTCATCCTCTAGTTAAGAGATTTTTTAAAGGAGTCGCAACATTAAAGCCTCAGCGTTCCCGTTACGACTTCGTCTGGGACCCTGCTCCGGTAGTTGAGTATTTGGCTACTCTATATCCTCATGAGGATCTTTCATTGGAAAAAATTTCAAGGAAGCTGATCACGCTCCTTGCTCTCACCACTGCACAGAGGATGCAAACACTGGCAGCGATTCGGATTTCAAATATGTATTTCTCGGATTCCTTGATTATCAAGATTCCTTCGCGTCTAAAGACCTCCGGGATCGGAAGATCTCAACCTTTACTTTTGTTCAAACCTTTTCTGAATAAGCCGGAGGTTTGTGTCTTTTCGTTGGCACAATGGTATCTTAAAGCTACTTCAGCGCTTCGGCGAGAAGGCTGCGACCATCTTTTCATTTCTTTGCGCGCCCCACACGGTCCAGTTTCGACTCAAACGTTAGCCCGCTGGGTAAAGTTAGAACTCAAGGCAGCGGGAATAGATACGAGCGTTTTCTCCGCACATTCTACTCGTCACGCAGCTACATCCCTCGCAGCGAGTAAGGGGATTAGCCTAGACGAGATCAGGTGCACGGCTGGTTGGAGCAGATCCTCCGATGTCTTTGCCCAGTTTTATAATCGTTCGATACTTAAGACCTCATCTTtccagaatattattttaagcgaTACTTAG